The nucleotide sequence CCAGCATCCTGAAAGCAAAGAACATATTATTCACACACTTGATGTTTCCAATAAGGCGGTTTGCACCTCTGGAAGCTACGAACGCAAGAGTGTAGATGTGACAGGTATGCATCACATCTATAATCCCACAACTAGACAATCACCAAATGATTGGATCAGTTGCACTGTAATCGCTCCATTCGCAATGATGGCCGATGCATTCTCGACCGCATCGTTCATGTTAGGTTTGGAAAAGGGGAGTAGGTTAATCGAGCAAGTAGGATTAGAAGGAATATTAATCTCATCCAAATTACAAATCGTCAAAGTTGGAGGAGTATTGTGAAATTACACCAATGGATAAAATCACCGAAGGGCTATGTCGCCATATCCATGGCTGCTTATCTCCTTATTGCCTCCGTATGGTTACACGATATGATCGGTATAATCAATGGCCTCGTTGCTGTCAGTGTTACTCTGGCTGTGGACATCCTATGTTGTTACTTTGAGCGCAGAAAGAGAATTATGCCTGATGGTGCAGTAATAACTGGAATAATCATTTCCTTGATCTTAGGCACGAATACTTCTTGGTTCGTAGTTGCGGCTACGGCAGCAGGTTCTATATTGCTTAAACATCTGTTTGTCCATAACAATAAACCCATCTTTAATCCAGCGGCTTTGGGTTTACTGCTATCCATTCTGTTCTTTCAAACCGGACAAAGCTGGTGGGGGGCATTCGCAGATCTTCCTTCATGGTCGGTCATATTTCTCTTAATTGGTGGTTATCTAGTTGTGAATAGAGTCAATAAATACCCTCAGATCTTTGCTTTTTTCGGAACATTCTTTATACTATTGTTCCTTATGGGTCACTATAAAGTTGGAGATGCTTTTGACGCACTTCGATCACCATTCATTAATGCTACTCTATTCTTTGGTTTTTTTATGCTTACAGATCCGCCAACTTCACCAGCCAAAGTTAAGGATCAAATTATTTTTGGTATCTTAACCGCGTTAACGGGAGCCGTTGTCTATGGACTCTTCGGGGGATTGATGTACTTGTTTATTGGGTTGCTTGTTGGGAACCTGTATCATTTCCTAAACACTCGTGCATCAAAAAGTGTATCTAAAGGTGCACGCTCTAATCCAAAAAAAACGGCATATTCGAGGAGACTATATGAGTAAGATAAATAAGGTTTGGATTCCTGCTATTATTGCGACAATTATAGCGCAACTGCTTGTAGCTTACTATGTGTATTCGACATTGTTACACGGTGGGGAAGGAAGATTACCCACAGGGAATACGCATCGCCCTCCGAGAGAAGGTAATGACAATTACGACGGGTTATTTACGACTTTGGGGACGATCGCTTTGTTTCTAGGAGCGGCAAGCTTTTCGTGGTACTGGTTCAAGAAGAAGCGGAAGTCTCAGTCGATGTGGGTGCGCCAAGCCGGGAGCTTACTATTCACTTTACATAAGCTGATAGGTTGGACGACTCTGATTCTTGTTGTCATTCATGGCACTTATTTTTTGATAACAAAGCTTCATGATGACAAAATATATAGTGGAATCGCAGCGTTTTCTATTTTGCTGACACTTGTCGGATACGGTTATTTCATTAACAAGATTCGTAACAAATGGATGCGAACCGTGCATCGGTCACTCGGATTGATAGGGGTTCCTGTACTGCTATTACATGGAGGTGGCTCTGCCATAATGGCGGTTATCGTAACCCTTGCGGCCTTTGGACTTGTCATCCTCTTTGAAAGGAGGGCAGGACAAGCTGGGAACGAATAACGCGAATTTTAGGAATTATCGGGTGACGAACCCCCAAACATTAGCTAAAAGACAAATTCCTGCTTCTATAAGTTCCAATTCAAGACCGGAAAACCCAATTAGAAATTCTTTTGGTTTTTCGCAAATTGGGGTCAACCAGGTAAAGGAGGCGGAGGAGATTCTAATTCCTACTGCCTTGGCTAATTGGAGTAGTTCATCCTCTGATTTAGAGCTGCTTACCCGGAGCAAAATGTAGAAACCGGCGTTTCTTCCGATAACCTCGACATTAGTACCCATATACTTTTCGATTGCTCGAATGAGCGTATCATGTTTCTTTTGGTACAGTTTTCTCATCTTTCGAATGTGGCGCTCAAAATGGCCTTGTTGGATAAA is from Candidatus Cohnella colombiensis and encodes:
- a CDS encoding RnfABCDGE type electron transport complex subunit D, whose protein sequence is MKLHQWIKSPKGYVAISMAAYLLIASVWLHDMIGIINGLVAVSVTLAVDILCCYFERRKRIMPDGAVITGIIISLILGTNTSWFVVAATAAGSILLKHLFVHNNKPIFNPAALGLLLSILFFQTGQSWWGAFADLPSWSVIFLLIGGYLVVNRVNKYPQIFAFFGTFFILLFLMGHYKVGDAFDALRSPFINATLFFGFFMLTDPPTSPAKVKDQIIFGILTALTGAVVYGLFGGLMYLFIGLLVGNLYHFLNTRASKSVSKGARSNPKKTAYSRRLYE